The following coding sequences are from one Macaca nemestrina isolate mMacNem1 chromosome 1, mMacNem.hap1, whole genome shotgun sequence window:
- the LOC139359823 gene encoding YY1-associated protein 1-like isoform X2 yields MSSASEESVFSVPELQASLPSIQEELRHMADGAREVGHVTGTTEINSDRSLEKDNLELESETRYPLLLPKRVVLKLKPVANRFPRKAWRQKRSSVLKPLLIQPNPSLQPSFNPGKTPAQSTHSEAPPSKMVVRIPHLIQPATVLQTVPGVPPLGVSGV; encoded by the exons ATGTCATCAGCTTCTGAGGAATCTGTGTTTTCTGTCCCAGAACTCCAG GCCAGTCTGCCATCCATCCAGGAAGAACTGCGGCACATGGCTGATGGTGCTAGAGAGGTAGGACATGTGACTGGAACCACTGAGATCAACTCAGATCGAAGCCTAGAAAAAGACAATTTGGAGTTGGAGAGTGAAACTCGGTACCCACTGCTATTGCCTAAGCGTGTGGTCCTGAAACTGAAGCCAGTTGCCAACCGTTTCCCCAGAAAGGCTTGGAGACAGAAGCGTTCATCAGTCTTGAAGCCCCTCCTTATCCAACCAAACCCCTCTCTCCAGCCTAGCTTCAACCCTGGGAAAACACCAGCCCAATCAACTCATTCAGAAGCCCCTCCAAGCAAAATGGTGGTCCGGATTCCTCACCTGATCCAGCCAGCCACTGTCTTACAGACAGTTCCAGGTGTCCCTCCACTGGGGGTCAGTGGGG TTTGA
- the LOC139359823 gene encoding YY1-associated protein 1-like isoform X1 yields the protein MSSASEESVFSVPELQFYKKTKQLPVLVKCCEEIQPHQWKLPIDREEHRLPFWLKASLPSIQEELRHMADGAREVGHVTGTTEINSDRSLEKDNLELESETRYPLLLPKRVVLKLKPVANRFPRKAWRQKRSSVLKPLLIQPNPSLQPSFNPGKTPAQSTHSEAPPSKMVVRIPHLIQPATVLQTVPGVPPLGVSGV from the exons ATGTCATCAGCTTCTGAGGAATCTGTGTTTTCTGTCCCAGAACTCCAG TTTTATAAGAAGACCAAACAGCTGCCAGTCTTAGTAAAATGCTGTGAAGAGATCCAGCCACATCAGTGGAAGCTACCTATAGACAGAGAAGAACACCGGCTCCCATTCTGGTTAAAG GCCAGTCTGCCATCCATCCAGGAAGAACTGCGGCACATGGCTGATGGTGCTAGAGAGGTAGGACATGTGACTGGAACCACTGAGATCAACTCAGATCGAAGCCTAGAAAAAGACAATTTGGAGTTGGAGAGTGAAACTCGGTACCCACTGCTATTGCCTAAGCGTGTGGTCCTGAAACTGAAGCCAGTTGCCAACCGTTTCCCCAGAAAGGCTTGGAGACAGAAGCGTTCATCAGTCTTGAAGCCCCTCCTTATCCAACCAAACCCCTCTCTCCAGCCTAGCTTCAACCCTGGGAAAACACCAGCCCAATCAACTCATTCAGAAGCCCCTCCAAGCAAAATGGTGGTCCGGATTCCTCACCTGATCCAGCCAGCCACTGTCTTACAGACAGTTCCAGGTGTCCCTCCACTGGGGGTCAGTGGGG TTTGA